The following is a genomic window from Amaranthus tricolor cultivar Red isolate AtriRed21 chromosome 10, ASM2621246v1, whole genome shotgun sequence.
TGAGGTGAGAGCAAAGTTTGTAGTTGTCAGCTACAACAGGTTTTACAATGCATGATATGTAGAGTAAGCTGAAGAAGGTCTAAAAGTGGTGGTGGAATGTTCACCATAGTTGGTCAGATGGGAACAGATGATTCAAATGATGGTGAATGTTAGTAAGTTGTTaggatttgatttttgaaaacgACGATATATTAGaattcgaacaatgtgtttcaaactccaatattgccaagatcgagtgtatgaggaTTTgggacaaacaaattacgctatcaataatatcgatgtttgtaggagaaaataaagcaataaaatgacacaaagatttaacgaggttcacccaactaaggctacgtcctccggtgtgtagtatctcttatattatcaaaaggagttcaaagaactctcaaatatggagaattacaatacagaaaagatataggctagtgtttggcttggggtgtattttgtggatgattacaatgtgaatgagagctctctatttataggagagatctcactaagtaacattaagtacattaaaactatgaataaatgataatgaaacatccacAAGTatatgaagagtcaaaaacagcatcctaggagcatcaagagttaaacctttgcacttcttcattaagtcccataactcccatgaataactcatacttcattacctcatcaatccatacttttaatcaccatcataaatcacaatcatcaaaactcaacttaatacacccattcatgacaaaCTTATGGGAtttcatcccaagagtcactacatgaatgcacacaccaaatgtgcactaaagtcacaccattcataacaattttaatttactaCAAGCGTACAGGTGTTGTAGTATGATTACGGTTTGAATCACAAGGAGGCTATGTGTTTAGAATAATTTAGTCAATCAATTATTACCGAACAATCAAATTTTGAGAGTTTTAAATAAAGCTATGAATGCAAAGATGTAATTGATACTTAATTCAATAAGAGAAAAGCCTTGGGGATGGAAATCCTTACTAACATGCATAGGATTAGACAATTAAGTTCATTGTCGATTATATCATCTACGGTTTAGGCGGAAGAGTTAATTATTCCTTTTTAGGATGCAAATTGACTAATCACGTATTGAATGATGTTCTATCTTAATCTTAACTTTcgtaattttgattaattagaCCTTTAACAAGAccaattaaaaatcaattctcAACTTTCGTGATTTTGAATGGCGATAAAAGGAAATTTAACTTGTTTTGCACTTAAGACTTACATGCTTTTTTACCTCAACTTTCGTATTTCGGATCGTGAAAAGCTAAAAGAATTTAACTTAAGTGGATTATCAGCCGGTAGTGGTGACGGTGAACAGTCATGCAAACCTTGTAAGTTCCTCAAATTATACGTGATTGGATGTTAAAAATCActgcaaactttaaacggtcgtcatttctcgcttgGTTATCGGAAATaggcatataatatgtcgttagaaagctcttgaagtctaagTTCTAATGACGCAAATGTTACCTTAATACAATTTTTCTATGAAATGTTATGCctaaaagattgaacatgtatcaaatttcagcacaaactAAATTTAAATGATTGTCATTTCTCACTTAgttatcggaattgggcatataatatattattggaaagatcttgaagtctaggttctaatgccgcaaacattgcaattatatgattttcctatcaaaagttataatcaaatgtcaaatttcaacacaagcatttttttttttttttaaattctattttgatgCTTATTTTTTGTGGTCATTGTAAttcaatttttagttttagcttgttttagttCGATGAGTATTATTAAAGAGATGTTAGAGAGTGAACGTTTAAAAATTAACCAGGGGCAAAATTGAAAGTTCATTATATAAAGGGTGGCGACACAATAAAAATAGGGGCGAACTTTAATGatgcaaaacaaaatattaatgtgtcaataaaatacatatttcgttgtatttatttattgtattattttgttgaacaaTATGCATGTACTTATGACAGAAAATCATAACACAAACCATGATGCATGGACATCTATACTAGTAGGCTATATTTGTGAAACATTGTTATCATTGTACCTAGTGTATATTGTTCATAGGAAACTATGATTAGGgtctgaaaagaaaaaaaaggtggcaactcatacccataaacaAAGATGCGGCCAAATAGTCTCTCGGCTCGTGAAAGATCCTCAGAAAGAGAGGTTCTTGCAACGAAACAGACTGAGTAAAACTGAATCCGCAAGCTTGCATCTTACCACACAAAGTTGGCCCTTAATCATGAAATAATGAATAGCAATTGTAGACTCTCATAAGTAGAGTATTCAATTACAAATcttcaatttgaaaattttatggaATTACAATTCCAAATGGAACTGTAACCAGTTcaatacaaaatttatatgtataaatatagtGTAAGTTGTGAATGTCTTTACTTTTACAAACTAGTACAGGTATGTAAACCTATACTTTGTGCTGGTttgagaaattgaaaaagacgAAGCTCAGTTTTCGCGCTATAATCTCTGATCCTTCTTAGTCGAAGCGAATTGAAAAACTGCTGTCGGTTTTCCTTACATTTACTCCATATTCGTCAAAATCTGAGTCGGAACCTGTTCCCCTGTAGTCGAACCAATTACCGGCTGAATCCTCATCAGGGTCACATTTAGTTAATGGAACTCTCAGCTCCGAAATCGGGACTGGCAAAGGATCCTCAGTAAGGTACTTGTCCTGTAACAACTCCATTGCAGTAGCTCTACTTGCAGGATCAAAACACAGGAGCTTCTGGACTATTAGGATCTCGTCTGGAGAACGGTTTGACAAGCATGAAGCTATCCCGGCTGGTTTTTCTATCTTACTGAACGAGATTATTTTATAATCTGGGAGGTTTGAACAACCAGGGAAGGTCTTCTCTGTTAAGTTGCCCAATACATTGAATATTCTAGAAAGCTGATCAATATCCGAGGTTCCAGGAAAGAGTGGCTCTAAGCTGAAAAGCTCGGCAAAAATGCACCCTAATGACCAGAGGTCGATTTCCACTCCATAGTTTGTCGATCCATAGAGCAACTCGGGAGCTCTAAACCACCGAGTCCCCACACATGAAGTTAGCGGGCCATATCTGTTCTCCCCTCCATCGGGTTCATATGTATAAGAACCCTTTAAGAGGTCATCTTCTACTTCGCTTGTTGTGCAAGTAGCAAGACAGGAATTATCACCATCAAGGATGTTTGAGTCCTTGTCAGTGTCGTCTGTAGCAGCGGCTTTAGCCTTCTGCTCAAATAAGTGTCTGAAAATTTCTTCTTTGCTTTTGATACCTTGCTCTTCGCTTGTGCAAGCCTCTTCACTCGAGTCATTGATGATAACTTCAGGTTCTTGAAGTGTAGAGGGCTGGCCTTGAGCAGCAGCATTTGAATCATCGTGTTGCAAGCCCTCAACTGATGCAACAAAGCCTGGCTCCAGAAGAATCCTTGCCTGAAAGAACAGTTATGAATAGATTTATTGTTACAATCATAGTTAAATGGAACGTGAACGTAGCCACGTTCCGCAATCCTGGAACGTTCGTTCCCAATCACCACAAAACGCGACCCAAATCGCTCAAGGTGACGTTCCGGTGCAGAAGACCTTCTCTAAAAGGTTTTTTTGGCcttcatttacaaattttttttaaaaaaaggagaaaaaagtGATGAAACTGagtaatcaaaaaaaattccacttgaaaatcattttactttaattttgtt
Proteins encoded in this region:
- the LOC130825045 gene encoding cyclin-dependent kinase F-1-like, translating into MDSPTSSKSWSIYGRKEITSKYEILERIGSGAYSDVYRAHRRSDGYLVALKEIHDYESAFREIEALQTLKNCPNVVILHEYFWREDEDAVLVLEYFRTDLASLIREAKKNWKDGISPGEIKRWMIQILHGVDACHRNSIVHRDLKPCNLLISEGGVLKLADFGQARILLEPGFVASVEGLQHDDSNAAAQGQPSTLQEPEVIINDSSEEACTSEEQGIKSKEEIFRHLFEQKAKAAATDDTDKDSNILDGDNSCLATCTTSEVEDDLLKGSYTYEPDGGENRYGPLTSCVGTRWFRAPELLYGSTNYGVEIDLWSLGCIFAELFSLEPLFPGTSDIDQLSRIFNVLGNLTEKTFPGCSNLPDYKIISFSKIEKPAGIASCLSNRSPDEILIVQKLLCFDPASRATAMELLQDKYLTEDPLPVPISELRVPLTKCDPDEDSAGNWFDYRGTGSDSDFDEYGVNVRKTDSSFSIRFD